The window GAACCGATCACGAAGTATATATGAAGTTAGAGAGACAAAATCCAGGTGGATCCATCAAGGATCGGATTGCTCTTGCGATGATCGAAGACGCAGAAAAATCTGGAAAATTAAAAAAAGATTCAATCATCGTGGAGCCAACTTCTGGAAATACAGGAATTGGCCTTGCGATGGTTGCAGCTGTCAAAGGTTATGCGATCACACTTGTGATGCCAGAACATATGTCCGTGGAAAGAAGACGAATCATGGCGGCATACGGTGCAAAATTTGAGCTCACTCCAAGAGAGAAAGGTATGCCTGGCGCGATTGCCAAAGCACAAGAAATGGTAGCGGCAAATCCAAATGCTTGGATGCCACAACAGTTTGAAAACGAGGCGAATATCCAAGTACACAGAGAAAAAACCGCAGAAGAAATCGCTAAAGATTTTCCAGATGGTTTGGACTATATCATTACAGGAGTTGGAACTGGTGGGCATATTACTGGTTGTGCAGAAAATTTGAAAAAACGTTTTCCAAAACTCAAAGTTTTTGCTGTGGAACCAGAAGGTTCTCCTGTTCTCAGCGGTGGTAAACCCGGCCCACATCCACTC of the Leptospira biflexa serovar Patoc strain 'Patoc 1 (Paris)' genome contains:
- the cysK gene encoding cysteine synthase A, whose amino-acid sequence is MKFNSILDAIGNTPHIRLSRLFGTDHEVYMKLERQNPGGSIKDRIALAMIEDAEKSGKLKKDSIIVEPTSGNTGIGLAMVAAVKGYAITLVMPEHMSVERRRIMAAYGAKFELTPREKGMPGAIAKAQEMVAANPNAWMPQQFENEANIQVHREKTAEEIAKDFPDGLDYIITGVGTGGHITGCAENLKKRFPKLKVFAVEPEGSPVLSGGKPGPHPLQGIGAGFIPKNCKTELLDGIITVGKEESFTMAVLAAKKEGIFIGTSSGASLAAVSKKLKEIPAGSKVLTFCYDTGERYLSVEGLFV